A region of the Strix aluco isolate bStrAlu1 chromosome 9, bStrAlu1.hap1, whole genome shotgun sequence genome:
CTTCCAGAGGATGAAGGAGCCCAGCAGGGTGGGAAGGGCTTGGAGGTGCCTGACAAAGTCGGGGGAGAGCCTGGGGACCAGGCCCAGGCGTGCTTGAAGATGTTGGCCATCAAGGAGTCCCTGTGGCAGGGGCTTAGGAGGGCAGGAATGGGTCTTGCGAGGAACGGGAGGATGATCCCCTCAGGACAGAGTTATCAGAGCACTACACCCAGGGAGGAAACTACATCAACATTTCCAGGCAACTCCATCCTTTTCTCCCATCGAGGTGGGGGAAATGGAATCCCAATGGAATTTTGGGGAATGCAGAGATGCTCTTGGGCATTTACTTCCTTTCTCCCATGCAGCTGCACCCCAAATTGCTGCCCCGGGGAGTTGGGAAGGGCAGGTTTCAGCCAGGGGGTCACCACCCCTAAACCCCTTCCCCTCCATCAGCACCTCCATCTTGCCCcatcacatgggaaaaaaagagtaccCGTGGGtcaatatttggggtttttttattaaaatattgttataCCAAGTGGAATGCTACAGCAATCTCGGTATAGGGCAGCATAACGAAACAGCCAGGTTTACGTTTAAATACTTAAGATAACTTAAAACGCACAAACAAGAACTCATCAtctttggcaggaaaaaaaaaagttcacagcacgaaaaaacaaaaatacttaaaaagaaataccaatattaatataaaatatattaagttgtggggtgggtttttttcctctttcataattttttgtttgtttgttttccactttGTAAACAATGCACGAGAACCGAACGCATTTTTTACGTGtctgggagagaaaaaataaaaaatgcagttgTCCAGCAAATGCACACatgtttaaagaagaaagaaagaaaaaaatatatacacgaAGGGCAAGGACGGGAAGCGTCCGAGCTCAGAGGAGCGAGGTGTCGGCGCTGGCTACGGGCAGAAGCCAGCTGCCAGTAGCCGGGGGACGTAGTGGTGGGATGAAGCCATGAGAGGGGTGGGGGCACGTCCCACCACCTCCATCAGCCATCGTCAGTTCACTCTGAGCGTTTCACCTCCGGTTTCAAGGGGGTTTCTCCTCCACCTTTCATTCCCTCaattataattttctcttttttgtcaCCACCACCCCATCCCCAACCCCTCGCCTGCCCATGATAAAAACAGAGGCAGGATGCAGGTGGTGGATGCAGATGATGGAGGTTTGGGGTTCCCGGTGCTCGGCTTGGCCACGTGGATCTGGGCAGTCAATGGGATCCACGGAGGATccctcctggctctgccctcgTGCAGGCTGGTGGGTACAGTTTGGGTGAACCAAGAGGGATTTTTCCAGTCAGAGGCAAAGCACCTGGGTGGGCACGGATGGCCAAGACCCAgagatgggatggggatggagccGGGATGGGGATGGAGCCAAAGAAGGGGGGCGTGGAAAGAAGCCCCCTGCCTCGGGAAGGAGAAGAGGCTGAAACGATAAATACATTTGCTCCCGTCGTACAAAACCCCGGTGTATTTACAGGGGGGTTGCGAGGCCCCACTGCCACTGCAGGGTCCCCGGGCTCCAGCGCGCCCCGCGCAGCTGGGGACCCACGTGGGTGCCGAGTGGGGACGGTGGCCCTCCCTGGGGGCTGAAACCGGCCGCCGGGATGCCACTGAGCTCCAGGCTTGGTCCTCCTTCCCGCAGGCTCCTCCATCCCGGGCAGGCGCAGGCAGGGAGGGCGGAGGGGCTGGTGTGCAGCCCCTGGGTGACCTTAAATCAGGATCTCCACCATGTCGGACAGATCTGGGGCTCTGGCAGTGGCTGAGctctctgcagagaaagaagGCAAGAGCTGAAGGAGAGGTGAAGACCATTGGCACGGCACCCACCCCACTGAAGGGCCAGCAGCGAGAGTACTGCTGGTCAGGCCTTCCCCCCAAGGtgttcaagaaaaaaagcaatacaccttaaaaataagaaaagcaacGAGTGATTCCAGGGATTCAAACCCACCAGATTCAACTGGGGCCTTTAAACGCCTTAAAAAATGACCGATGCTTGTGCAAAACCCACCTCCTGGACACTAGGCCCATGTGCTGGAgcgtccccagctctgccccgtgCCACCCCCAGGGGACTCACCCAGCAAACCGGTCGGGCGCTCGGTGCCCTCGCCCTGGCCGCCACTCTCGGCCGCCCCGTCCGTCTGTGTGCTGCCGTCCTTGCTGCCGTGCTTGGAGtgagagggcaggggaagggcagtggGTGCTGTTGCACCTTCAGTGGTGGCTTTGCCTGCTGGAGGAGACACTGTTAGGCATTGCCAGCTCCTCTGGCTGGTCCATACCGCTCACCAGAGAAATACCCCCTTCCCAAGCTCTCTACTTCCAAACCACAGGGTAATTCCCCACTGCCAGGTGAAGGCAGGGAACAGGCAGGTGCCTCTATTTACCTGTGCTGCCCCGGGAGCTGCTCTCGGCCAGCCGATCACTCTGGCCAGCCCCTGGCCAGCTCGGGGTGGCAGAGGCAGCGAAGATGGAGGGCACGGACTTCGCTGGCCGCAGGGAGCCCTGGAGGGCTTTGGTGGGGTCCCTCCGTGAGCGCTGCTGCAGGACCTTGATGACAGCATCCTTCTCCAGGATTTGGGCATGAAGGGCTTTTAATCTGGAGAGGGCAAGAGGtagaagctgggagaggagccaaagagggagaggaggatgcaggcactggcccagcccagcccacagCATGAGCTTGTCAGTGAGGGGGACCTACCTGTTTTCCATCTCCTGGTGCTTGTGGCTGGCCAGGAGGAGGTCCTCGTTGAAGCTGCTGTTGGGGGAGTGCCGCGGAGAGTGGCTGATGAGAGTGGTGTCCCGCTGGGCAGCCGCGGTGGCCGCGGCATCCATGGCGAACTGCCGCATGGTGCACTCCTCCAGGTACTTTTGCTCCCACTTGGTCATGTCCGCCTCCAGGGCCAggatcttctcctccctctcccttagCTGCTCGGAGAGCGTGTGGGCACTCAGCTCCGGCGTCCCCCCGCCCATGGCGCCcgcctgcctctgcagcagcaaaaataattaaaaaaaaagaggatgaggaGGTGCTGGGAGGGTGCAGCACCCGCCGTGGCTCGCCGGCACCCACCGCCGCGGCTCGCTGGCACCCACCTGCTGAGCCCGCAGCATCTTCAGCTCCTGCTCCAGGCGGGTGCGGAGCCGCAACTCGAGCTGCTCCCGCTTCTCGCAGGCGGCCTGGAGCTGgcccagggctgcctgcagccGCTCCACCTTCTCCACGTAAGCCCGCTTCTTCCGCAGCTCAGCCTCTGCCTTGGCTGCCCGCGCCTGGGCGCTGCCCAGCGCCTGCTCCAGCAACTCTGCCCGCTGCCGCTGGTCCTCGTTGGCACTGCGCAGCAGGGACACCTCCCGCTCCAGCCTCTCCTTCTCCTGCTGGTGCTCGTAGCCTGCAAAGACACCCCCCAGGTCTCAGGTGAGGAGGCTTCGCCGCCCTAAGGCTGGACCACAAAGCCCCACGGGGGCTTTTtgctccccaaaacccagccGTGCCTTCCCTCCTGCAGTACGTGGGGGCCAGGGGCATTCCAGCCACACGGGCAGATGGTCAAAAGCCTCCATTTGCCACGTTCCAGCCTGAATTTTGGCTCTTGAAGGGTAAAAGCTGCCCAGCATGAATCCAGGCACCTTAGAGAAGGGGATACGACTCCTCCCACATAATATCAACACCGTGTCTCTCTGCTAAAATAATGGATTTAGGTatattttccccccaaaaaaaagcccAGGCCTGCACAGCtgcgaggcagaggagggaggagggagagaagggctGGGCTGGCGCGGGGTGGGAGTGCGGGCTCGGTGCTGGAAGAGCCGGCGCGGCGGCAGGAATGTGGAGAATGCGGGTCACGCCGCCGGCCTGCCGGGATTAATGGCTGGAGTCCAGCGCCAAGAGCGGCTCCATCCTCCCCGGGGAAGGGCGAGAGTTGCCGCCCGCcacccgccgcctcctcctccagctgaaaGGGGGAGCGCCGAGCCCCCGCCATCCCGCTCACGGGTGCCACGGGGAGCCGGGCGAGGACGGGCATCCCGCAGGACTTACTCTGTGCCAGGAGTTTGGCCACGCTGCCCTGGTTGCTTTCCTGGCTTTCCTGGGTCTTGCTGGCCAGCTGCTTGTTCGCTGATTCCAACCGCTCTGGTCCAAAGGCAATTAAACCCAATTAAGATTTAACTACAAGATTTCAgccagaggaagagggagaagccTGTCTTCCTGTGGAAACACCCAGGGGGAAAAGCCAGGGGACAGAGACTGCCTACGGGGACGGGCACACGGAGGGTCCCTCACCTTTCAGGTCCCGGTTGAAGTCCTGGAGCCGTCGCATCTCGCCGTCTCTCTTGTTCCTCATGGCTTTCTCCAAGGCTTCCCGCTTGGAAGACGCCTTGACGAGGTTTTCGTAATCCTCCGAGATGCGCTGGATCTCGCTCTCCAGCTGGGGTGGAGGAAGGGACAGGCCAGGGTTAGATATTTGTGGaatgaggaaaggaaagggaaatgcTGGCCAAAGCTCACCCGGGTTGCTCAGCCCAACCTGAGCTGCCAGAGGAGCTCAGTGCACCCATGGAACCCCCTGGGCTGACCCCCAGCTCACATTTTTGGGgggaaaactaattttttctgcctttcttcttgtAAAAGAGTCCCTCTGCAGGTTTTTGGCTCTGCCGTAGCCCGGCTGGCGGGGaacagccgctccttgtacgcgGCCGCACAAAGGGCTTTCTGTGGCGGCCGGGGATGGGGGGacaggcggagggagggggtcACCAGAGAATGGGCTCCTTCTCGCCCGTCCCGGCTGCCGTGCCGCCGAAAGGCAGCTGCTCAGAGGGGAACAAGCCGCCAGAGCAAGGGGGAGAAGGGATTAAAACACTAAAGGGGGTAAATTTCCACAGCAGCTGGTTGAGCATCCCCCCCCCAGGCGAGGGGTCGCGATGCCACGGCCGCGGGGCTGCCGCTGTTCGCTCACCTTCTGGATGCGGCTCGCCTTCTCGGCGCAGCTCTCCAGCTCCCGCCGCAGCTTCTCGCTCTCCCGCTGGAGCCTCTCGTTTTCCCGCAGGACCGCGTCTGCCCGGGCCAGGCGGCTGCCGGCCGAGACCGCCTGGGCGCTCACCAGTGCCTCCACGCCGGCGGGACCCAGCGTGCCCGGGCACAGGGCACCCGGCGGCGGCAGGAACGCGGCAGGGACGTGGGTGGGCAGCAccctgcagggagggaggagagggatgcTCAAGGGGCTTGGCAGGATGGGAGAGCCGACCGCATCTTCAGCATCCCAATGACCGCTCCAAAGCCACGGGCCAAGCGGGTGCCAGTGCCTTTGGGTGGCCCCAAAGGAGGAGGGAAGCTCCAGGAAGCTCCTATCCTGCTTTTCAGAGCTGGGAAGTGTTTGCTTTCTAAAAGGTGCTCACCCGAGCACTCTCAAATGTGAACTAAACCCCGTCTTGCAGCGATGCCTTGACCTGACAGCTCCAAGATCCAGCTGGTGGGTCAGGATGGGCTGCCAGCCCCCGAGACCCACCCCATTGCTGGGGATGCTGCAGATGGACGACAGTTTGGCAAACAATGCACCTTAGGAGCCAGCAGCGTtgccccttttccttttttttctgggcAAAGTGAGGGCTCCTGGCACAGCTCCTCACCACCAGACTATTAATACATCCTCGCTGTATTCggaggagcagagccagcccGGCCGTCCCTTGCACGACCACTCTGAGTTCCTCGACATCCTGCGGCCGCCTCGAATACCCTGAGCGGGGCAGCCGTGCATGGCCCAGCCCCGCTCTGCCGCGGGCTGCCCGCCAAGGGCCTGCATTCCTGCGGGATGATATAGGAGCGAGGAAGAATAAATACATCTTCCTCGCggctccccttcccctctttgTTCCCTGGAAGGAGAAGGTTTTCCTGCCGGAGATGCTATTGCTGTCCGCCTGGATAGGtcagcagggctgggtgcagcCTGCGTCCTCCCATCGAGCCTCCAATTCCCTTCTTCCCATCTTTTTCAACACTGGAAGAAGTTGCTTCCAGCCCTCCTCAAACACCAGGCAATGCCTGGGCCCCCAGACCTCTCCGTGGCCCTCTTGGAGAAAACCTGGGGCTTTGCTGGCGGCATCAAGCTGCCCAGCACTGCTCATCACCTCCACAAACCACCCAGCGCCAGCCCAGGCTCAGCTCGGCAGCGATCCCACAGCAGCAGACCGGTGCTACGCGGCCATCCCCGGCTCAGGACCATGGAGTGGGTTTCCACAGAGCAGGGAGCGTGTTTGCCTTCCACCCTGCCCCATGCCTGTTCCACATTTAGCCACTTCCTGACCTGGTTCCAGCTCCTAAATTAACCCCAAATTCCTCCCAGTgcatggggagggggcagggtCTGCAGAAGCGGTGGAATTTTCACCACCAGTTGGAAAAACCCAACTGTGCTGGGGGaaactggggagaggagagggttgGAGGGGTCCCT
Encoded here:
- the AMOTL2 gene encoding angiomotin-like protein 2 isoform X1 — translated: MRTAEDSNGTVLHRLIQEQLRYGNLTENRTLLAIQQQALRGGGGGAGGAGSPRSSLESLSPEESQMVQQSTRQEPQGQEHHSDHVYLENNVYRLCQPQHKGEELPTYEEAKAHSQYYASQRGGQQPGGASPGIQGENGPRGAESGARRPDEGLKDLKHGHVRSLSERLMRMSLERNGAKAQSPISASHSYPQLSRHHQLAALRGQHPEGPEPRGPPPEYPYVIPSQDTYLAEPRPCSREGPGFQHPEIRVLPTHVPAAFLPPPGALCPGTLGPAGVEALVSAQAVSAGSRLARADAVLRENERLQRESEKLRRELESCAEKASRIQKLESEIQRISEDYENLVKASSKREALEKAMRNKRDGEMRRLQDFNRDLKERLESANKQLASKTQESQESNQGSVAKLLAQSYEHQQEKERLEREVSLLRSANEDQRQRAELLEQALGSAQARAAKAEAELRKKRAYVEKVERLQAALGQLQAACEKREQLELRLRTRLEQELKMLRAQQRQAGAMGGGTPELSAHTLSEQLREREEKILALEADMTKWEQKYLEECTMRQFAMDAAATAAAQRDTTLISHSPRHSPNSSFNEDLLLASHKHQEMENRLKALHAQILEKDAVIKVLQQRSRRDPTKALQGSLRPAKSVPSIFAASATPSWPGAGQSDRLAESSSRGSTAGKATTEGATAPTALPLPSHSKHGSKDGSTQTDGAAESGGQGEGTERPTGLLESSATARAPDLSDMVEILI
- the AMOTL2 gene encoding angiomotin-like protein 2 isoform X2 encodes the protein MRTAEDSNGTVLHRLIQEQLRYGNLTENRTLLAIQQQALRGGGGGAGGAGSPRSSLESLSPEESQMVQQSTRQEPQGQEHHSDHVYLENNVYRLCQPQHKGEELPTYEEAKAHSQYYASQRGGQQPGGASPGIQGENGPRGAESGARRPDEGLKDLKHGHVRSLSERLMRMSLERNGAKAQSPISASHSYPQLSRHHQLAALRGQHPEGPEPRGPPPEYPYVIPSQDTYLAEPRPCSREGPGFQHPEIRVLPTHVPAAFLPPPGALCPGTLGPAGVEALVSAQAVSAGSRLARADAVLRENERLQRESEKLRRELESCAEKASRIQKLESEIQRISEDYENLVKASSKREALEKAMRNKRDGEMRRLQDFNRDLKERLESANKQLASKTQESQESNQGSVAKLLAQSYEHQQEKERLEREVSLLRSANEDQRQRAELLEQALGSAQARAAKAEAELRKKRAYVEKVERLQAALGQLQAACEKREQLELRLRTRLEQELKMLRAQQRQAGAMGGGTPELSAHTLSEQLREREEKILALEADMTKWEQKYLEECTMRQFAMDAAATAAAQRDTTLISHSPRHSPNSSFNEDLLLASHKHQEMENRLKALHAQILEKDAVIKVLQQRSRRDPTKALQGSLRPAKSVPSIFAASATPSWPGAGQSDRLAESSSRGSTGKATTEGATAPTALPLPSHSKHGSKDGSTQTDGAAESGGQGEGTERPTGLLESSATARAPDLSDMVEILI